The following are encoded together in the Heterodontus francisci isolate sHetFra1 unplaced genomic scaffold, sHetFra1.hap1 HAP1_SCAFFOLD_43, whole genome shotgun sequence genome:
- the LOC137364971 gene encoding histone H2B-like has product RRKSRKESYSIYIYKVMKHVHPDTGISSKAMSIMNSFVNDIFGRIAGEASRLAHYNKRRTISSREIQTAVRLLLPGELAKHAVLEGTKAVTKYTSSKHGVLDQLPGQQQAHGDLDLPGADGAALVANT; this is encoded by the exons cggagaaagtcgaggaaggagagttactccatctacatctacaaagtgatgaagcacgttcaccccgacaccggcatctcttccaaggccatgagcatcatgaactcgtttgtgaacgatattttcgggcgcatcgcgggtgaggcttcccgcctggcacattacaacaagcgcagaaccatcagctctcgggagatccagaccgccgtgcgcctgctgctgcccggggagctggccaagcacgccgtgttggaagggacaaaggcggtgactaagtacaccagctccaa acatggCGTGCTTGACCAGctgcccgggcagcagcaggcgcacggcgatctggatctcccgggagctgatggtgctgcgcttgtt gcaaatacttga